The Anopheles gambiae chromosome 2, idAnoGambNW_F1_1, whole genome shotgun sequence genomic sequence TCGATAAGAACATCGATTACTACTACCAACGCGTGAGTGTTTGATTTGTCTACTCAATAaagatcaaataaaaatatgtaaatggTCCATTTTGCTCCAAGATCCCCTAACAATTTtagtttacattttatttaattctaATTTATAATTTCAGGAAAACGATTCGTCCAATATGTATAAATTTACTAAacataaatttttttttatttttaagtaaaattcatcattttttAGATGATAAACTCAATTATAAACGGATCCCTTTTTCCACTCTCAGACAGTAGACTACCACCCACTTACACCACCAATCAGTTGTTTCCAATTCGTTACCCTTCCTCACGCGATTTTCAGCATTTTCGCTCCTCTTTAAACTCCACTCGGTGCGGACACTTCACACGCCAACGCTTGGTAAAGCGAACGGTACCACCACGGACAGGTACGGTACCACCCCACCGCCCCGCATTGGCACAGGCCCATTGCCTTTCGTTCGTACTTCGTACttccttccgtttttttttttgcgctttgTATCCGCCATCGTTGCGGTGCGGTGTGAATTCTTCCTAAATACTGTGGCGAAACGTCACACCGGGCATTTACCCGCCCTTGGCGCAACGGCCAGAGTGGGGATAGTGCACGCATACGGCCGCGGCACGATAGAGGATCCCTGGCTGGTGTGAGGCCCGGCCTGTGCTGCACAGGCAGCCGACAATTAGCTAAGTTATAAATACACTACACACCCGACGCTTCCGAAGCAATCGCGTCTAGTCCGGTGAGTGTGCGGGATCAGGTTGGCCAGTTTAGCTGAGTTCAGCTGTTGCGGTACGTGAAGGCTTAAATGCAGTTAGCGCTTTTCAAAATGATAGGACCTATCCGGTGGCCAGGCAGCAACCGGAGAACGGTAAGTGTAGCGGCTGGAGACCGCCCGGGTTAACGTGCAAGTGATCTGCAGTGATCTGGTTCTAAATTGGAAGTTAATCTCGTTTCCTTTCGTGTGATTACAGTGCAGTATACACGTTCTATTGCTGTTAGTTCTTCTGCTGTCGGTGGTTCTCGCTGGGGGCAGTCGGGTGAGGTAAGCATTGAGTGTACTGTGTGCAGCCAGCTTCAGCTTCAGCTAATCATGCaatttgtgtgcgtgcgtttttcCCGCTAGATCAAAGAAGCACCGAACATCCCGCGGTACATCCCACGCCGCACGTTGGCAATCGAGAGCATCGACTGATGGCACTTCGAACGCTATCCACGAGCTTGCCGCCAAACCGGCCCCCTTCTCCAAAGCTGCCCATTCGGGCGGCAATCCCAGCGGAGGGCCAAAGAAGCGGTCCTACTACGTGCCGGCGGTAACGAACCTGGAAAACttcatcaacaacatcaagACCGGTATCGGTGCGTCAAAGCTGGCGCACGCCGTGAACGGTGTGACCGGAGCAATCCAGCAAGCCGTCTCCATGCCGGGCCACGGACCAATCAACCTGCTCGGCAGTCATCGTCCGGTAGCGGGCATACACAATGCCGCCGGGTACTACTCGAACGCGAACGAGCTGCGGTACGGGCAGCCGTTCACCAAACAGGGCCCCTCTCACTTCAAGTCGGCCTCCGTCGGCTACGGCGGGAAGAAGGCGGGAACGATCGCGGGTGGAAAGCGCGGCCGCCATTCATCGACGGCCTCACCGCCCGGCAAGTACGATTCGCTCATGTCCGATCTGGGCATTTCGGGGTACAAGCACTTCGAGAACGCGGTGATCCGCGACTTGGAGCGACGGGAGGAGCTCAAGGTGGAAGCCACCATACACACGCTCTTCCCGGACGCAGCCGATGACGATTGGCGGCCGATCGCATCAATCAAAAAGGCTCCACTGCCGGTGCGTGCTACCGCGCCAGAGCTGTCCGAGTCGAAGATCGTTACCGCGCTGGCGCCTGTGCGGGCGGAAAAGCAGCGCCCTCTGGATGCGGCACCCACGCGCACTGCGAAACCGAAGCTGCCGGGAACGGGGACAAGTTCGGCTGGCCGCTACGGGCTGACAAGCACTTCCGCACCAAGTCCGAAGGCTACGAGCGCACCGACCCAGAAGCATCGCTCTAAAGCGGCCTCGCTGGGCAAGGAAAAGCGACCGAAGGAGCGGGTAAAGTGTTGGAACTGTGCCACCGCCACCTCTACCACCGTCGCCGTACGGCCGGTGTCGATCACACACCCAACACCGGCCAGACTACCGGCGACGACGGGCGGCCAGTCGCAACGATTCGGCCCCGCGTACGATGCGACAATGTTCTACGGCAACAATGGAAAGGCTCCGGCAGCCGTCGCACAGTCGTACAGCAACGTCGAGATGCAGTACAACCGTACCCACGCTCCTCCGTTTGCCGTGGCGGGCCCGTGGACGCAGGTCACTGCCGGCAGCACGGCCGAACTCAGCACCCAGTCCGCCCCACCCGTCACCACCTTTGCCGCACTGGCGGAAACGGTTCCCCACAGCGCTGGAGGGCTGAACGGTCTGACCAGCCCATATGCGGGCGTGAAGAAGAGCTACGCGAAGGGTCCCAAACCGTACGCGCCAGCGACGTCCTACCTGGGACACAGTGATGCGACCACGGTTGCTTCGACCACCACTCACAAACCGACTGGCGGCTCGCAAGGGACGAAGGGTACGACCAAGAAACGAACGACCGGCCACCATCGGGCGGTCGACAAGCACGGCGACAGTGCCGTTGCCGGGTCGAGCAAAAGCGAGCTGCGGGTGAAGAAAAAGTTCGACCCCAAGTACAGCCGGAACCGGGGCACGATCAAGTTTAAGGATGC encodes the following:
- the LOC133391980 gene encoding uncharacterized protein LOC133391980, encoding MQLALFKMIGPIRWPGSNRRTCSIHVLLLLVLLLSVVLAGGSRVRSKKHRTSRGTSHAARWQSRASTDGTSNAIHELAAKPAPFSKAAHSGGNPSGGPKKRSYYVPAVTNLENFINNIKTGIGASKLAHAVNGVTGAIQQAVSMPGHGPINLLGSHRPVAGIHNAAGYYSNANELRYGQPFTKQGPSHFKSASVGYGGKKAGTIAGGKRGRHSSTASPPGKYDSLMSDLGISGYKHFENAVIRDLERREELKVEATIHTLFPDAADDDWRPIASIKKAPLPVRATAPELSESKIVTALAPVRAEKQRPLDAAPTRTAKPKLPGTGTSSAGRYGLTSTSAPSPKATSAPTQKHRSKAASLGKEKRPKERVKCWNCATATSTTVAVRPVSITHPTPARLPATTGGQSQRFGPAYDATMFYGNNGKAPAAVAQSYSNVEMQYNRTHAPPFAVAGPWTQVTAGSTAELSTQSAPPVTTFAALAETVPHSAGGLNGLTSPYAGVKKSYAKGPKPYAPATSYLGHSDATTVASTTTHKPTGGSQGTKGTTKKRTTGHHRAVDKHGDSAVAGSSKSELRVKKKFDPKYSRNRGTIKFKDALEKNPDQIYR